CCAGCGCGGTCTTACCGCTGCCCACGGGTCCAGCTACGCCTACGCGAAAGGCGCGCTTGAGCTCATTCATGATTCCGTGCCTCCTCAAAACAAGAAATACCGCTGCGCCAGAGGCAGAGTGCTGGCGGGCTCGCAGGTCAGCAGTTCTCCGTCGGCGCGCACCTCATACGTTTCGGGATCGACCTCGATTCTTGGAGTTGCCGTGTTGTGGAACATATCGGCCTTGCGCAGACTACGGCACTTTTTGACGGCCACCACCCGCTTCTCCAGAGGCAGCTTGCGCGCCATGGACGCTGCCGAAACGAAGCTGACTGCGATCGAACGGGTAGCGCTGCCAAAAGCGCCGAACATCGGCCGATAGAAAACGGGTTGCGGAGTTGGAATGGAGGCGTTGGCATCGCCCATCACGCTCCACGCGATGAATCCTCCCTTGACGATCATCTCGGGCTTGACGCCGAAGAAAGCCGGTTGCCAGAGCACGAGATCCGCGAGCTTTCCCGGCTCTATCGATCCCACCTCGTCAGCGATGCCGTGGGTGATGGCAGGATTGATGGTGTACTTCGCCATATAGCGTTTCACACGCTGATTGTCGTTGCGTGAGCTGTCCTGGGCCAGCGGTCCGCGCTGGATTTTCATCTTGTGCGCGGTTTGCCAGGTGCGGGTCACAACCTCGCCGATGCGTCCCATGGCCTGCGAATCGCTGGACATCATGCTGATGGCGCCCAGGTCGTGCAGGATGTCTTCGGCGGCGATGGTCTCGCGGCGGATGCGCGACTCGGCGAATGCGATGTCCTCCGGGATGCCGGGTTCCAGATGATGGCACACCATGAGCATGTCCAGGTGCTCGTC
The nucleotide sequence above comes from Terriglobales bacterium. Encoded proteins:
- a CDS encoding urease subunit alpha; amino-acid sequence: DEHLDMLMVCHHLEPGIPEDIAFAESRIRRETIAAEDILHDLGAISMMSSDSQAMGRIGEVVTRTWQTAHKMKIQRGPLAQDSSRNDNQRVKRYMAKYTINPAITHGIADEVGSIEPGKLADLVLWQPAFFGVKPEMIVKGGFIAWSVMGDANASIPTPQPVFYRPMFGAFGSATRSIAVSFVSAASMARKLPLEKRVVAVKKCRSLRKADMFHNTATPRIEVDPETYEVRADGELLTCEPASTLPLAQRYFLF